In one window of Astyanax mexicanus isolate ESR-SI-001 chromosome 18, AstMex3_surface, whole genome shotgun sequence DNA:
- the trappc6bl gene encoding trafficking protein particle complex subunit 6B, like, whose translation MADDVLFEFLHMEMVSHVYKEQASREDIDKERVTCVSTLEGMGFRVGQGLIERFTKDCPTFKDDLDIMKFLCKDFWTGIFRKQVDNLRTNHQGTYVLQDNKFTLLTQVSSGKQHLEEAPKYLAYSCGLIRGALSNLGLESVVTAEVSLMPSCKFQVVIQKT comes from the exons ATGGCAGACGACGTGTTGTTCGAGTTTCTGCACATGGAGATGGTGTCTCATGTTTACAAGGAGCAGGCGAGCCGGGAGGACATCGATAAG gaGCGAGTTACCTGTGTGTCCACGCTGGAAGGGATGGGTTTCAGAGTGGGACAAGGCCTGATTGAGAG GTTTACAAAAGACTGTCCCACCTTTAAAGACGACTTGGACATCATGAAGTTCCTGTGTAAAGATTTCTGGACCGGCATCTTCAGGAAACAAGTGGACAACCTGAGGACCAACCACCAG GGGACGTACGTTCTACAAGATAATAAATTCACACTGTTAACTCAGGTGTCCAGTGGAAAGCAGCACCTGGAAGAAGCTCCTAAG TATTTGGCGTACTCCTGTGGGTTGATACGAGGAGCTTTATCCAACCTAGGATTAGAGAGTGTGGTGACTGCTGAGGTTTCATTAATGCCATCAT GCAAATTTCAAGTTGTGATTCAGAAAACCTGA